A window of Pirellulales bacterium contains these coding sequences:
- a CDS encoding sigma-70 family RNA polymerase sigma factor, giving the protein MPNAGLPTTRATLLSRLRHDPSNKDAWEDFVEQYGRHVFRWCRQWGLQDADAEDVTQEILLKLARKLRDFDYNPNSSFRGWLKTVAHHAWRDFADNRRVVRPMGDEQMWKLLKSVEAREDLVRKLEEAFDFELLEAAKVQVRLRVAPHTWEAFRLVAIEGLPVAEVAAKVHLQVAMVYVAKSKVQKMLQEEIRKLETVD; this is encoded by the coding sequence ATGCCCAACGCAGGGTTACCGACGACGCGCGCCACATTGCTGTCGCGGCTTCGGCACGACCCGTCGAATAAAGACGCTTGGGAGGACTTCGTTGAGCAATACGGGCGACACGTTTTTCGCTGGTGCCGGCAATGGGGATTGCAGGATGCCGACGCGGAGGACGTCACTCAAGAGATCTTGCTGAAGCTCGCCCGAAAGCTCCGCGACTTTGACTACAACCCGAACAGCAGCTTCCGGGGATGGCTCAAGACGGTTGCGCACCACGCCTGGCGAGATTTTGCAGACAATCGCCGCGTGGTTCGGCCCATGGGCGACGAGCAAATGTGGAAGCTGCTGAAATCGGTCGAAGCGCGCGAGGATTTGGTCCGAAAACTCGAGGAGGCCTTTGATTTTGAGCTCCTCGAAGCCGCTAAGGTTCAGGTTCGTCTGCGCGTGGCGCCGCATACGTGGGAGGCATTCCGCCTGGTGGCGATTGAGGGGCTTCCCGTCGCGGAAGTAGCCGCCAAAGTGCATCTGCAAGTCGCCATGGTTTACGTGGCTAAGAGTAAAGTCCAGAAGATGCTCCAAGAGGAAATTCGCAAACTCGAAACCGTTGACTGA